The Numenius arquata chromosome 11, bNumArq3.hap1.1, whole genome shotgun sequence genomic interval ACAGTGACCTGGATGGGGATAATGATACGGTACTGGCTCAACTGCTGCAATACCATTGCAGTCTGTCTTGCTCAACCACACAGCTGTGTGGTGCAGCTGAAGCAAGAGGGCTTAGAGGAATTGCGACAATTCCTCCCCTCCCATTCccttagaaacaaaaacaaaacaaaaaagaaacccttcGAGGTTCTGCTGACGAGCCTGATGCGTGTGAAGAAGCGAGTCTGGTAGGACTTGAATAGGCCTTGATTGGCACCGGTAGAACGTGAAAACTCAGAGCTGCAGCAGTTGACTTTGTAGTCACGACTATATGCTCAGCTCTAAGCAGGAGCAATTGCATCATTATTGCTACTTATGTCAAATCACAGCAGTTCGGTGAACTCAGAGGAGGAAGATTTTGAGCAACTCTTTTGGTTTATGGCATGAAAAATCCTGCTGTGCCCCCTGTACTGTAACTCGGGAGGACTTGGTCCTGCCCCTGCCATGACTGTTCATCTGCTGCCCCGCGCCCGGAGCCCATCGGCCCCAGCGAGTGCAGGTAGATCTACTCTGCCTGCCCTGATGAAGGGCACTGGGCTTGCCCAGTGGGGAAGGCAAGCTGATGGGGAGGGACCAGGTAGTCAGTGTTCTCCTCCCACGGGATAAAAACtgtcctgctgcctccctcccttccaGAAAGGGCACCTCTGACTTGTTCCAGTTAAATTGAAGAGGTCCAGAAATCCTTGTTATTGGAGGTCTGCGTATTTGTCTGTTGACAGACTGGCACTGatcaattttaatgtattttgttttacttgcaCAATTAAGCAGCTCTTGAAAGGCTACCAGGACATCAGTGAGGAAGATTTGTAGCCATAAATATATGCGACCGTGTTTGAAAACATCCAGGATGAGCTCCTCCTTGAAATCAGTGAGAACTTATCATTGGTTTCAAAATTGCCAGGGCCTATTTGGGGTGGGAGTATTAAAACAGGGCAACAACTAGCTTTGTGTGTGCCACAGATAACTTGGCAGAGATGCAACGCactttaaaattctcatttttactCTTGACCATTTATAGTCCTGGCCTGCTTTTGGCATCATTCTTAGCTGGGACAAGAGGAGCTCACTGCAGCCAAAAAAAATGAGTACAGAAAATAAGCCTAAATGGTTTGTGCAGCCGAGTGCTCTTGCATTCTTCCCATCAGctttgtttgctgtttctgtgaGCGCTGCTCCACTTTCTGTTTCTAGAGCCTTAGCACAACATTGCAGCGTTTGATTGCAGACACTGCAGGGGATATTTACTGTCCCAATAATTTGCTTTCattggaacaaaaccaaaacttgaAGCACCACCTCAGTTGGAAGGCTTTGGGTGAGATTGTTATTTCATAACTAAATAATTTTGCAGGGTTTAAGTCCTGATGTTAGGCTGGGGCAAGCTGTGAGGAGTCTGAACCAGCAGCTGAGGATTCCCTTCGCCTCAGGGGCACCAGATTAGGATCTAAATTAAACGTCCCATTTTCCAATTTCTCAGGCTTTGCAGGGTAAGTGTGAGGTTCAGGCATTTGGCTCATCTCTGCCCTTCAGCGGAgtcttgctccctggctgggaCATAGCAGACGTGGCACCTTTTGGGGACTGCAGGGTAGAGGAGCTTGATGTGTGGTTCCCTGACAGCCcgtggggggctggaggggggatgcAGGGAAAGAGGCAGCCGCTGGGAATTCCCATGGGAGTtccctgcagggaaggaggatgtcCTTCTCCTGGgcacctcctctgctgctggggtggtGCCTGCCCGCTCCTGGCAGCCAGCTGGCAGCAGCACAACCTGCAAGTAGCCCTGAACGTTTGTTGGAATGGCACAGGAGGTGTTCAGCTCCCTTCCGGTGTACCGGTGTGTTAGCTTTTACAAGGAGATCTTTGCCCTGAACTGTCAATGATGTTGCCACTGATGGCACTTACGTGTTTGCTTGGGAAGTAAAGTGGTTTCTAGTTCTTAGTTCCCCAGTTTCACTGGTAGCCCCAAGCTTGTGAGTGCAGTTCATACAGTCATTTACGAGATTCCTGAAAGAACAAATCAAACCTCCTCTGCGAGCCCAGTCCTCATACTGTGTCTCTTCTGTATCAGGGGTGGTTAACCTTTTTGTGTGGCCTTTCTCTTTGGTCTGGGgtcctgctgtttttctttgttttgcatccTCCAGCCTTTCCCTCGAGGTTCTTTCATGTCTCCTTGGCTGCTTTGGAGAGCTCCTCGCACACGTTGACGGTCCTGTTCATTTTCTTTGACAGAGGATTTAGGACAGCTGAGAAGCGCATGAACTTACTTGATGCCAGTGCCCACTGTATTCAGCTGTCTTCTCtttatttaacataaaataaagaaatgctgCCTCgcctttgtcttttctttgatACCAGCTGTCCTTGTGACTCGCACCGTATGTATGGTTTGTTCTTTCTTGCTGTTCTCACTGCTGTTTGCATCACCGAGCTGGGAGGGAATGCTGGTCACAGATGGAGACCCTACACACGAACCACCAGAGGTGACCACGGATGCACAGAGATTGTTGCCGTAAGAATGCCTTCAGCAGGAGCATTTACCGACTGTGGAGAAATGAGCTGTTTGGGGCTGGTGTCGGGCAGACGAGGGGGGGTGCTCGGGAACACCAGCAAAGGGTGCTGGTGCCTGTGTGGGAGAGGTGCTCgcctgctctgccaggctgtgATCTTGCTTTCAAAGCTGCCGTACGCTCTGAAGACAGAGCTCTGTTCACTCTGAAATCGCTTCCAGAGCAGGGGGAGGGTTTTGCCTGTTCGTACTGCCGTTGTCCTCTCACCGTAAACACTCGTGCATTGTTTAAGGTACggaaactgttttaaaaaggaTCTGCTATAAAGACTCTTCTTGCCTTAACTTGAATTAGAAAGTAAGTGAGAGAAGGGTAAAgcaagcaaaaggaaggaaaaccagtATTGAGAGAAATACAGCCTGTGAGGTACGAGAGCACTAGAGGAGGTTATAGACTGGTTTAATCGGGGACCGTCTCTATCCTGCAGGACCCGGAGCATCCCTGGAGCAGCTGGGAAATCTCTGCAAAACACTGAGCGACTTGCAGCCGgggcttgcttttattttgtggCTGCTCCTTGCACACTGCTTTTGTAGCTGCTGCCTGCTTCTGTACTGGGCTGTCCGACAGTAATATTCGTGTCCTTTTTGGATTCTGTAGGTTGCGGATATCAAACGCGTCAACAACTTCATCCGGGAACAGGACTTGTACGCGTTGAAGTCCATCAAGATCCCCGTGAAGACCCACGGGCTGTTAACGGAGAATGGCGGAGAACTAAGGCCGCTCCCGACTGCGCCCTCCCAGAGCGGCCTGACGCTCGTGGACTTACCGGAGCCTGATGAgggtgccagcagctctgctgacgGTGGACACCTGAGCGACTACTTCAAGGGGATTGACAAGAGCATTCAGGACGCGGTGCAGGCGGAGGTTCGGCTAAATGCGGAGTTTTGCGTGGAAACACCGGAGAGGCCGCTGCCCGAGTCAGGGAAGCGGGAGAGCAGTAATGGTGCAGACTGTGGCATCCAGTGGTGGAACGCAGTTTTTATTATGCTCCTGATCGGAATTGTCCTGCCAGTATTTTATATcatctattttaaaacacaaggGCTGGTGGCCCATACCTCCAACACAACACTAACCTCAAATATTTCAGCAGATGGATTGGAAGGGAAATTACCACAAAGCTCAgttgtaggaaaaaaatcctaaggGCGGGGGGAGATGCAGCCACACGCAGCCTCTCCTCCCGGCGCCGAGGCCCGTACGCCAGTGACTCTGACTCGAGTGCATTCAGGGGGATAACAATCcagatcatttttatttttttaagtagctgATGTTATAATCCTGAACTTGACTGAAAGTGAggtgatgtgatttttttttatggaaaaaaaacaaggatttTGCTTAGAAAGATGGTGAGGCAGCTGGCTTACGTTTTGTGAACTCTGGTGAGGGAAAGCATTTTGTAGCAATTTACTCATCTTGTTTGCTTCAGGTATTAATGCCTTGTCTAggaagcaaatcctttgctgcTGAGATAAAGAGTGCAGTATTAATGGCAAATTGGGGGTTGTTTTGCGTTTTAAGGAAGCACTTTTTTTGCTTAGAGTAGAAGCGGGGACGCCTCTTTCTCTGAACTGTCATTTTATCTCTTGCAGACCATGGCAGTGTTGGCGTATTTAACCCTAGACCGATGACACCTGGTGCGTTGTTAGGGGTGCCACGGCACGGGGTGCTGGCAGCACCTCACCTTTTCATCCTTTTTGAGCAAATGTTTTAAAGTGCTTATTAGGGTACTTCAAGCCCAGTTGTGGGAAGGATGAACCCAGTCCTCTGCTCCTCGATGAAACCCTCCAGAGACGGCTCCTGAATCCCAGTGTCTCTGCAGGCCGAGCTCGCTGCAGAATCCCTGCTTTCGCCAGGGAAGTGCCCCTCCAGAGCCAACACGGCCACAGATGGCCAGAGCGCATTGGAGGAGGCTGTGAGAGCAGCCTTAGGCCTGGGGTATCACTGCGCCCCCTCAAAGGCTCGTTTGCTGGGAGAAGGTTGAGCCagttacttaaaaagaaaaaaaaaaaaaaaaaaaatacccatctCAAATACCTAATTTCAGTCATGGGTTCGAGTTCCTTGGCTGCAGTAGTCGAGTGAGCGAGCGCCGCTAAGCTGCATTTAATTTGCAAAGTCCAGGGAAAGAAGCCCTGCGTTACCGTAGACAGTGCCGGAAAGAAATGAGAGTCCCTTACAGGGTGGGGACTGTGGAGCTGCTGCACATTAAGAGTTTCTGTGACCTGCTGCCGCTGCGTTAAGCAGCTTCTGAGTGAGTAGGAAAGACCCGTGAAGCTTCAGAGGCTGGTGGTGCCCTGAGGTGTGGGTAGGCCTGAGGTCTGGGCTGTTCAGGGTGTGTCAGTAAACACTACGTGCTAGAGGGGAGCAGGAAATGGGGCTTTGGGGCATTTTGCTGCGAAGAAGAATGTGCCTCAGAAATTTAATTCAGCAAATTCAGGAACCGCAAGCCCAGGTAGACACTCCCTAGGCCCGAACACTATGGGCTGTTCAGCGCAGGTGTGTGGAGCCTGACCGGGGATGGGGCAGCGTGTGATGGAAGCAGCTGAAAGCTGCGCTCTGTGCGGGAGGGTCCCGGGCCTCCCCTGGGCCGCTCGCGTGGGGCTGGGCTTGCgctggcagggcagagccggCGGGCAGGGGGACAGAGCACTCGTttgccctcccctcctgccccaggagcCACAG includes:
- the LYSMD4 gene encoding lysM and putative peptidoglycan-binding domain-containing protein 4 — translated: MRLNESRTRSFQAPVTIHNYPGRQVYVFPNGRSDSEESSEEELNVMELRPRGKEQQRCSTSRDRVGDVVLLEREITEEDNLNKLALQYGCKVADIKRVNNFIREQDLYALKSIKIPVKTHGLLTENGGELRPLPTAPSQSGLTLVDLPEPDEGASSSADGGHLSDYFKGIDKSIQDAVQAEVRLNAEFCVETPERPLPESGKRESSNGADCGIQWWNAVFIMLLIGIVLPVFYIIYFKTQGLVAHTSNTTLTSNISADGLEGKLPQSSVVGKKS